The Budorcas taxicolor isolate Tak-1 chromosome 5, Takin1.1, whole genome shotgun sequence genome includes a window with the following:
- the MANSC4 gene encoding MANSC domain-containing protein 4, translated as MRAVVVAADVILLLSMGGTSNSLCSPTMFYRDCWIRRFPGLLIDLEESQKLGAQFLRYYSENTGQKCSRNCCLRKDVSCNLAVFFHDPIHDNVNCLHVHCPTLDSCILEPGTSAILYNITDGIDPDLLVFEQSLPTYLNTRSSSDTWERLRILKAMYLDKQQTAMINQMLPSIEAPSPTTHQDLLATANNTRYSKELTTGSWARFIALNDSITTKINTVSASTDVNNPDNKTVSPFFVPRDTKLSRMPSPSQLNSSKQLLNKTKGYNSRNHTSENEDSTPDGAPVTPAKMWLVPVALCTSVIFLCSCVVIQQYGQYKPGQRKSGPRQTKKCANRKEFSY; from the exons ATGCGTGCGGTGGTGGTAGCAGCAGACGTGATACTGCTCCTGAGCATGGGGGGGACCTCAAACTCTCTTTGCTCGCCCACCATGTTTTACAGAGACTGCTGGATCCGTCGCTTCCCAGGTCTTCTGATTGACCTGGAGGAGTCTCAGAAGCTGGGGGCCCAGTTCCTGAGGTATTATTCTGAAAACACCGGTCAGAAGTGCAGTCGGAACTGCTGTCTTAGGAAGGATG TGTCCTGTAACCTGGCTGTCTTCTTCCATGATCCTATTCATGACAATGTCAACTGCCTCCATGTTCACTGCCCAACCCTGGACAGCTGCATATTGGAGCCTGGAACCAGTGCCATTTTATATAACATAACAGATG GTATAGATCCTGACTTGCTGGTTTTTGAACAATCACTGCCCACGTATCTAAATACCCGTTCTTCATCTGATACATGGGAGAGACTAAGGATTCTAAAAGCTATGTATTTAGATAAACAACAAACCGCCATGATAAACCAAATGCTACCATCAATAGAGGCTCCGTCACCAACCACACATCAAGATTTGTTGGCAACCGCAAATAATACTAGGTATTCCAAGGAATTGACCACAGGCTCTTGGGCAAGATTCATTGCCCTGAATGACTCCATTACCACAAAGATAAATACGGTGTCAGCCAGTACTGACGTCAACAATCCAGATAACAAGactgtttctcctttctttgtgCCCAGAGACACAAAACTTTCTCGTATGCCTAGTCCCTCCCAACTCAACAGCAGTAAACAATTACTAAACAAGACCAAAGGGTACAACAGCAGAAACCATACATCTGAGAATGAAGACTCAACACCCGATGGGGCACCTGTGACTCCTGCAAAGATGTGGCTGGTTCCTGTGGCCCTCTGCACCTCTGTCATCTTTCTTTGCTCTTGTGTAGTCATCCAGCAGTATGGCCAGTATAAACCAGGGCAGAGAAAGTCAGGACCCAGGCAAACTAAAAAATGTGCCAATCGGAAGGAGTTCTCTTACTGA